The sequence CCAAGCTCTATTGCGTAGTTTAACGATAATGTAATAATCTCGTGTATCTGCAAGATGGTCTTTTTAGACGCATGGTTTTTCGTCTTTTCATGGTTATAGTAGGCTTCCAGTGTTGAGGTCCTTATCTCGTGGAGCTGCAAATTTAAGCTCTTAAAGTAAGGACCGATAAAAACTCTGGCGTTATGGCTGTATACTGCGTAAGTTTCTTCGTCAAAGTCGTTCATCTTGTCCTTTAGCCATCTGTCTAAAAAGACGTGATACGGAGTGTTCTTACCTGACGCAATATCCTCCGGCTTAAAAGTCTTACGAGCCTCCAATAACATAGCCTCGGCTTTTTTCTTATTGCCCTTTACAGGCAGGCCCGTGCTAATTGATTTGCTCCGTCTTTTACCATCACCGTCCTTCCAGTTAAGTATTATGTGGTAGTATCCGTTCTTCTCACGCAAGTGTCCTGCTATCATAATAAAACTCACCCCTCCTTTAGTTGATAGCAGCCAACCTACCACTGACAAGCTATAGTATACCGATATTATTGGCTGCCAACAACGTATAACGCATTGGATTTTTACGATTAAGCAACGCCGATAAAACGTAACACGCTAATTTTCGGGATTTTATAGATTCGACCGATTTTTAGATGTTGGATGTTGTTTGCCCGCAATAGCTTGTAGGCAGTTTTGGTGCTGATGCCAAGCATCTGGCTCATTTGCTGCACATCCAATACATCTGGATAGTCCGCAAATGTAACATTGATAGTATTGTTTGGAACTTCATCCCGCATAAAATCACCTCCGGAACCCTTATGTTTTGGGATGTTTTGAGGGAGGCCTGATTTTGCGGGGGTTCCTGCGAATAAAACTTGACACCGGCCTAATAATTGGGACTGGCCTAATATACGCAAGTTATGCTAAAATCTGCGTATGGGAGGTGATAGGCATAGCAAAATTAACTGATAAACAAATAAAGATTAGGGAGTACCTCAAATCTGCTTGGAATCTATCGGATAGAAGCATTGCACGAGCTCTTGGAGTATCACATAGCACGGTCGGTCGAGTACGTAAGGAAATGCAAAAAAGTGGTCGATTCGACCACTTGTCAAATACAGCGGATAACGAGTGGATGAACCACCCGTATATACAGGCTAATAAAGGATTGCTGGAAACATTAAATCCCCGGGGACTGCGAGCCATCAAAAACATTGAAGTGCTTGATTATATGCAGGCTCACCCGCAGATAAAAAGCCCGTGCGTTGCACAGGCTTATTTAGCACGAGAAAAAAGACAACAGCGTAAAGACACAAGGGTAACTATATCTTTGGACGATGTTGATATTAGGGTCGCTGACGTTAGGCACGTTGAACAGTTTGATTGGATTGAGGACGGAAGCATTGACCTTTGTATTTGTGACCCGCCTTGGGATAGGACGTCAATCCCCATATGCGAAGGTATCAGCAGGGTCGCAGCCGATAAATTGCGTGACGGCGGAAGCCTACTCGTGCTTACCGGAGGCAGCCACTTGCCTGATATTATAAATGCACTATCAGCGAATAAAAGGCTACGCTATCACTGGCTCCTGACATGCCCGTTGCCGCAAGGCTCTCCTGCGTCCGTAAGCAGGCTAAAAATACAGAGCAAGGTCAGGTTTGTGCTTTGGTATGTCAAGGGGACTTACGACGGCGATATTGTATCAGACTACATAAATCGACCTAATAGCAGCAGTGCTACGGATAAAACCTACCATGAGTGGGGAGCACCGGAAGAACTGATTTCTGAATTGATAGAACGGTTTTCAAACCCCGGAGATACCGTAGCTGACTGGACCGTCGGCGGGGGTACTACTGCTGTCTGTGCAGTGCTGCTTGGGCGGAAGTTTATCGGGTCTGATGTGGACGAAAATGCCGTCAAGACAACCTTACGCAGAGTGCGTCAACTATTTGGTTACGCCCGATAAAACCTGCGTTACGGGCTTACGACAATCGCCTGCATAAGCCCCTCTGTCTCCACACTCACTCTTGGTACCTCCACCTGCAATTGACCCATTATAAATATTTGCAAGGCCTGATTTGTTATCAAATTCAAAGCAAAAATCTAAACCTCATCCTACTACGGATGAGGTTTTAGTTATTTACGCTTCATGACTTTTACTTTAAAGGTAAATCCATTAGAACAACGGTATGTTTCAACCCCATTGTCTTTATTAACTAATACCAGCTTTTTAGCTTCTCGTTCAGCCATTACATACATTTCATCTTCTGTGTTTAATGGAGTTCCGTCAATATAGGTAAGCGAAAATTTTTTATCAGTGTTACTTTGCGTCTTTTCTTCCAGGGTTACGCTAAAGTCGGCAGCGATACATCGCAATAGTAGGTTAATTATATATTCAGGTGGCTTACGTTTGCCCGTCTCCCAGTCTTGCAATGTGCGTAACGGTATATCGTAATGCTCTGCAAGTTGTTTTTGCGTAAGCTTTGCTTGTCTACGCACTTCACGAATTCGAGACATATAATCACATCCTTGAATTTTTTGTACACACGCAATGCGTGCTTTTTCATGTTTAATTTAACACGCAATGCGTGTTTTGTCAATAATCTTTACGCACGCATTGCGTGTGTACGAAGATAATGCCGATGTCTACGATTGGATTAGAAACCGGCCTAATCGTCTGTGTTATCGTCCGTCCGGAAAATCCCTCAATTGTAAGGTTTATTGGTAACTTGATGTTTAAAACGGCTTTAATCGAAACTCAAACGGTCAATAAAACCTGCTGGTTTCTTCGTCCTACATGATAATCCACTGGTTCCACGAAATCCGTGATATGCCAAAAAATAAATTTAAAAATTCCGTGGTTTTCCCATCATATTGGGCTTATTGCGGGCGACGGATAAAACGATGCTAAAATCCAGAGTTAAATATTTGTTTTAGGTGTATGTGATTATAAAATTCAATACCATAGCCCGTAATCTATTTAGAATAGTTTAAGATGAGCCAGCCGACCTTTTGGGAATTTAAAGGATGAGGGGACAAAAACTTGAACTATTTACACAACATAGTTAAGATTCTGGCAATACTCATCTTATCTTGACACGACCGTATAAAACACGCTTATACATTGTTTTTAATGCTTAAAATCGCTTTACAATCGCTTTGCAATTATAGTCTTGAGTTTTGGTCGACTCGGTTTGTAAAAACGTAAGCGTCTAATAACACGGTGTATAGAAAAAAAGCAAAAACTCATATAAAATAAGTTTTTGCACTATTTACAGGCGGCTTGTACATCGGGACTCCATGGGAGATAATCTTCCAGGAATTCAGGATTCTGGCCGAACTGCACACCCGGTAGTTCGCTAAAGATGTAATAAAGATATTTATATGGGTTAATATCGTTAGCCTTAGCACTTTCGACAATGCTATAAACAGCAGCGCTTGCATCCGCTCCTCTCGGGCTTCCGCTGAACAGCCAGTTTTTTCTTCCCAGGGTAAAGGGACGAATGCTGTTCTCCGAGAGGTTATTAGATATGGAGCAGTTACCGTCTAAAAGATAGTTCATGAAGTCTTCCTTGTTATTCAGGGCATATTGAATGGCTTCACCTATTTTAGACTTTGGCAGGACCTTGTCTTTAACCGAATCAACCCACGACCAAAAGGCCTCTAAAACGGGTGTTTCCTGTTTCAGACGCTCCAATCTTCGCTGCTCCTGAGTAAGTTTTTCAAGAGTCTCTTCAATTTCAAACAGCTTGTTGCAGAATCTTATTCCCTGGCTTGGAATGGTTGCTTCCGGACTCTGGGTATCTTTCGGAAGTGCATCCCGGAAATATCGCCGAAGATGTGTCCAACACATACACCTTGTAATCTCCGGAACTTTCTTATACCCGGAGTAAGCATCTGTATGTAGAAATCCACTGAACCCTTTAAGGAATTCCTGAGGATATTTACCATTACGCCCGGGCTGGTACTGGAAGAGCCTGATCTGCTTTTTACAGTACTTCCCGCTACTGTATACCCACATGTATGAGTTCGTGGTGTTGCTCCGGCCTTCCTCATTTAGCACCTGAACCGTGGTTTCGTCGGCA comes from Acetivibrio thermocellus ATCC 27405 and encodes:
- a CDS encoding helix-turn-helix domain-containing protein; translation: MRDEVPNNTINVTFADYPDVLDVQQMSQMLGISTKTAYKLLRANNIQHLKIGRIYKIPKISVLRFIGVA
- a CDS encoding site-specific DNA-methyltransferase, with amino-acid sequence MQKSGRFDHLSNTADNEWMNHPYIQANKGLLETLNPRGLRAIKNIEVLDYMQAHPQIKSPCVAQAYLAREKRQQRKDTRVTISLDDVDIRVADVRHVEQFDWIEDGSIDLCICDPPWDRTSIPICEGISRVAADKLRDGGSLLVLTGGSHLPDIINALSANKRLRYHWLLTCPLPQGSPASVSRLKIQSKVRFVLWYVKGTYDGDIVSDYINRPNSSSATDKTYHEWGAPEELISELIERFSNPGDTVADWTVGGGTTAVCAVLLGRKFIGSDVDENAVKTTLRRVRQLFGYAR
- a CDS encoding IS66-like element ISCth11 family transposase, with the protein product MSTAEQIATLENRINELELENKRLHETVAYLTRKLYGRSSEKTSALSVGQVSLFDEAEVYAVPQAPEPDLKEVQGYIRRKYKGQRTDLLKDIPHDKRLCTLAEEDRYCEACGTDLVSVGKEFIRTEIEFIPAKIRVIDYYRETFECRTCRKNGEPYMEKSPMPYPVIQHSMASPSTVAWIMHQKFVNHLPLYRQENEWKMLGVNLKRETMSNWILAAARDWLMPLVDLMHKKLLQEKYLHADETTVQVLNEEGRSNTTNSYMWVYSSGKYCKKQIRLFQYQPGRNGKYPQEFLKGFSGFLHTDAYSGYKKVPEITRCMCWTHLRRYFRDALPKDTQSPEATIPSQGIRFCNKLFEIEETLEKLTQEQRRLERLKQETPVLEAFWSWVDSVKDKVLPKSKIGEAIQYALNNKEDFMNYLLDGNCSISNNLSENSIRPFTLGRKNWLFSGSPRGADASAAVYSIVESAKANDINPYKYLYYIFSELPGVQFGQNPEFLEDYLPWSPDVQAACK
- a CDS encoding helix-turn-helix domain-containing protein; amino-acid sequence: MSRIREVRRQAKLTQKQLAEHYDIPLRTLQDWETGKRKPPEYIINLLLRCIAADFSVTLEEKTQSNTDKKFSLTYIDGTPLNTEDEMYVMAEREAKKLVLVNKDNGVETYRCSNGFTFKVKVMKRK